One Candidatus Binataceae bacterium DNA segment encodes these proteins:
- the tnpB gene encoding IS66 family insertion sequence element accessory protein TnpB (TnpB, as the term is used for proteins encoded by IS66 family insertion elements, is considered an accessory protein, since TnpC, encoded by a neighboring gene, is a DDE family transposase.): protein MIAVPAGVRVLVATKPVDFRRGADSLAALAREELQRDPFSGVIIVFRSKRADRLKILTWDGTGLVLFWKRLEQNAFRWPPISDGVMRLSSSQLAALVDGLDWSRLHARDVPRPEAAS, encoded by the coding sequence ATGATCGCGGTTCCGGCCGGCGTGCGGGTTCTGGTCGCGACGAAGCCGGTGGACTTCCGGCGTGGCGCCGACAGCCTCGCCGCCCTGGCGCGTGAAGAGCTTCAACGCGATCCGTTCTCGGGCGTGATCATCGTCTTTCGCTCGAAGCGCGCGGACCGGCTGAAGATTTTGACCTGGGACGGCACCGGGCTGGTGCTGTTCTGGAAACGGCTCGAGCAAAACGCGTTTCGCTGGCCGCCGATCAGCGACGGCGTGATGCGTCTGTCGTCTTCGCAGCTCGCCGCGCTCGTCGACGGGTTGGACTGGTCGCGCCTTCACGCGCGCGACGTGCCGCGTCCGGAAGCAGCGTCATGA
- a CDS encoding transposase: MPKSKPEPVRRLEVFTGSGRRRTWTPAQKAEILAESYESGEKVSAVARRHGLTPQQLFGWRREAQRRARRRAAIDEAAARGQAFAPVVVEEVRRRSEAPIEPDPSGGTTAIEILIGAATVRVAPGIDAATLATVLRVVKAAR, from the coding sequence TTGCCCAAATCCAAGCCGGAGCCGGTGCGCCGGCTGGAGGTATTTACCGGCTCCGGTCGACGCCGAACGTGGACCCCGGCGCAAAAGGCGGAGATTCTCGCCGAAAGCTACGAGAGCGGGGAGAAGGTTTCCGCTGTTGCGCGACGCCATGGGCTGACGCCTCAACAGCTCTTTGGTTGGCGGCGCGAGGCGCAACGGCGGGCGAGGCGACGAGCCGCAATCGACGAGGCGGCTGCGCGCGGACAGGCCTTCGCCCCTGTCGTTGTCGAGGAAGTCCGTCGAAGATCGGAGGCCCCGATTGAGCCGGATCCGAGTGGCGGGACGACGGCGATCGAGATCCTGATCGGCGCCGCCACGGTCCGCGTCGCGCCGGGCATCGACGCGGCGACGCTGGCGACGGTGTTGCGCGTCGTGAAGGCGGCGAGATGA